Proteins co-encoded in one Leptospira montravelensis genomic window:
- a CDS encoding response regulator, giving the protein MAKILTVDDAPAVLKILNLVLTTEGHEVTAATNGTEALQKIENSSFDIGIFDVNMPGMTGIELTEKTLKTENGKSMKIVMLTTESSEEMKNKGKAAGAVGWLVKPFANESLIKLISQLV; this is encoded by the coding sequence ATGGCAAAAATACTCACAGTGGACGACGCACCAGCTGTATTAAAAATATTAAACTTGGTGTTAACAACAGAAGGTCACGAAGTAACCGCGGCAACTAACGGAACTGAAGCACTTCAAAAGATTGAAAATTCAAGTTTCGACATAGGGATTTTTGATGTTAATATGCCTGGAATGACAGGGATTGAATTAACGGAAAAAACTTTAAAAACTGAAAATGGGAAATCCATGAAAATCGTAATGTTAACTACTGAATCTAGCGAAGAAATGAAAAATAAAGGTAAAGCCGCTGGAGCCGTAGGATGGCTAGTGAAACCTTTTGCCAACGAATCACTGATCAAATTAATTTCTCAATTAGTTTAA
- a CDS encoding response regulator: MASILVVDDSPAVLKIVRLALISQGHKVNTCSNGEKALEILNSDVSIQLGIFDFNMPGISGIELIKETKKVRKDKGFKFLVLSVEDKPEIISNALLHGADAWMIKPFNNEQLINQVTELIEKDASL, translated from the coding sequence ATGGCTTCAATTCTTGTAGTAGATGACTCTCCGGCTGTCCTAAAGATTGTTAGGTTAGCTTTAATTAGCCAGGGTCACAAAGTTAACACTTGTAGTAATGGAGAAAAAGCATTAGAAATATTAAATTCTGATGTTTCGATTCAGCTAGGTATCTTCGATTTTAATATGCCTGGCATTAGTGGGATAGAACTAATTAAAGAAACAAAGAAAGTGAGAAAAGACAAAGGTTTCAAATTCCTTGTTCTTTCCGTTGAGGATAAACCTGAAATTATATCCAATGCCTTATTGCATGGTGCCGACGCATGGATGATAAAGCCATTTAACAACGAACAGTTAATTAACCAAGTCACGGAGCTAATCGAAAAAGATGCTTCCCTTTGA
- a CDS encoding PP2C family protein-serine/threonine phosphatase, protein MTRSFYLYFKEIFRKPTRSEWEILKLVEARYDKEYTYYIFITHLIVYSLLIAPPFSEIKMQILPYLLGVTIARLVLLLQFYTKSIPIQRVIYFSGFVGDGLVYIVFILGMHSFPSLGSFYLLNAYLMSFIFPILLYSTRLDPKACILSASYFSILHIIYIYNLPPSVSDQFSFFSKYFLILVYWGSATLGTIFVLNKRKDTTDMYNLSEERRFMLHELELAKKVQDALFPGNIKIPSLAFTYYRKSPNVIGGDFFDFVQLREGNVGVFLTDVAGHGISSAMVASIMKVLVSTIPYRFKTAPAKLMDYLDDRLAHDLNKYHASAIYLFFDFIEKKLTLGNAGHPYLILAHKGEDFQELETQGAILGFNIKIPPIAEKTMPIAPGDRFFIYTDGLIESTDPEGNSLGTEGLLALLNRHRQSSNIKELELSLLTELKTNYGLDSFSDDTMFLILEVEE, encoded by the coding sequence TTGACACGTTCCTTTTATTTATACTTTAAAGAAATCTTTCGAAAACCAACAAGATCAGAATGGGAAATTTTAAAGTTAGTAGAAGCCCGTTATGATAAAGAATATACTTATTATATTTTTATCACCCATCTCATTGTTTACTCTTTACTAATAGCCCCACCGTTTTCTGAAATTAAAATGCAAATTTTGCCTTATTTGCTTGGTGTAACAATTGCTAGGTTGGTCTTACTTTTGCAATTTTATACGAAGAGTATTCCCATCCAGCGAGTGATTTACTTTAGCGGATTTGTAGGTGATGGTTTAGTTTATATAGTTTTTATTTTGGGTATGCATTCCTTCCCATCCCTTGGGAGTTTTTATTTATTAAATGCGTATCTTATGTCATTTATTTTTCCCATTCTATTGTATAGCACAAGACTTGATCCCAAGGCATGTATTTTGAGTGCTTCTTATTTTTCTATATTACATATTATTTATATTTATAATTTACCTCCTTCTGTTTCCGATCAGTTTTCTTTTTTTAGTAAATACTTTTTGATTTTAGTGTATTGGGGCAGTGCCACTCTCGGAACCATTTTTGTTTTAAACAAACGAAAAGACACAACAGACATGTACAATCTTTCGGAAGAAAGAAGATTTATGTTACACGAATTGGAACTGGCAAAAAAAGTACAAGATGCACTCTTTCCTGGGAATATCAAAATTCCGAGTTTGGCTTTTACCTATTATCGAAAAAGTCCCAATGTCATTGGTGGTGACTTCTTTGATTTTGTACAACTTAGGGAAGGAAACGTTGGAGTTTTTTTAACGGATGTGGCGGGTCACGGGATTTCTTCTGCGATGGTTGCGTCCATCATGAAGGTTCTTGTTTCCACCATTCCTTATCGTTTTAAAACAGCGCCAGCCAAACTTATGGATTATTTAGATGATCGTTTGGCACATGACTTAAACAAATACCATGCCTCAGCCATTTATTTATTTTTTGATTTTATCGAAAAAAAATTAACCCTAGGAAATGCAGGCCATCCCTATTTAATTTTGGCGCACAAAGGGGAGGACTTTCAAGAGTTAGAAACGCAAGGTGCGATTCTAGGTTTCAATATTAAAATCCCGCCCATCGCGGAAAAAACAATGCCCATTGCCCCAGGAGATCGCTTTTTTATTTATACAGACGGGCTTATTGAATCAACAGATCCAGAAGGAAACTCTTTAGGAACAGAAGGCCTACTTGCCCTTCTCAATCGACATAGACAAAGTTCTAATATCAAAGAACTGGAACTAAGTTTACTCACAGAATTGAAAACCAACTACGGACTCGATAGTTTTTCTGATGACACTATGTTTCTTATATTAGAAGTAGAAGAATAA
- a CDS encoding protein-glutamate methylesterase/protein-glutamine glutaminase has translation MKKHTVIVVDDQKSVRSMIKRWIESDPNWEVIGEANNPYEARDLIIEKQPEVMTLDVHMPGMDGIVFLKKLLPQYPMPVIMFSSSTTEGAGITLEALEAGAFDYVTKPIGTQESLVEAKEDLISKLYESLNYNVSPSANSQKTNSFDSNYKRSKPTFKRKFILIGSSTGGTTALRKLLDEVDETFPPILIAQHMPENFTALFAQRLNSDLKVHVKEAKDKEILQKGNVYIAPGNYHLGIQKLGNDHYTRIFQTDKKNGHRPSVDVLFESAAEQDLACECIGIILTGMGSDGATGLLKLKNKGCLTIGQNKESCVVYGMPKVAYELGAVTYQVPLEEMIEKIKEIASL, from the coding sequence ATGAAAAAACACACTGTCATCGTTGTGGATGACCAAAAGTCTGTGCGAAGTATGATCAAACGTTGGATTGAATCCGATCCAAACTGGGAAGTTATAGGAGAAGCTAACAATCCCTACGAGGCAAGGGATTTAATTATAGAAAAACAGCCGGAGGTAATGACATTAGATGTTCATATGCCGGGTATGGACGGCATTGTTTTTCTTAAAAAACTCCTACCACAATACCCAATGCCAGTCATTATGTTTAGTTCTTCCACAACTGAAGGAGCGGGAATTACATTAGAAGCTTTAGAAGCTGGGGCATTTGATTATGTAACTAAACCAATAGGTACACAAGAAAGTTTAGTAGAAGCAAAAGAAGACTTAATTTCAAAACTATATGAAAGTTTAAATTACAATGTTTCGCCATCGGCTAATTCCCAAAAAACAAATTCATTTGATTCAAATTACAAAAGATCAAAACCAACATTTAAACGAAAATTTATATTGATAGGCTCTTCAACAGGTGGAACCACCGCTTTACGAAAATTATTGGATGAGGTAGATGAAACTTTTCCACCAATACTCATAGCACAACACATGCCAGAAAATTTCACCGCTTTATTTGCACAAAGACTCAATTCTGATTTGAAGGTTCATGTTAAAGAAGCTAAAGACAAAGAAATTTTACAAAAAGGAAATGTCTATATCGCCCCAGGAAACTACCATTTAGGAATTCAAAAACTTGGCAATGACCACTACACTCGCATTTTTCAAACTGACAAAAAAAATGGGCACCGACCCTCAGTGGATGTTTTGTTTGAATCAGCCGCAGAACAAGACTTAGCTTGTGAATGTATAGGAATCATACTTACCGGAATGGGCAGTGATGGTGCAACTGGACTATTAAAGCTCAAAAACAAAGGTTGCCTTACTATAGGTCAGAACAAAGAGTCATGTGTGGTTTATGGAATGCCTAAGGTAGCCTATGAATTAGGAGCGGTTACCTACCAGGTTCCGCTCGAAGAAATGATAGAAAAAATCAAGGAAATAGCATCATTATGA
- a CDS encoding chemotaxis protein CheA: MERDDVLEYLLEARETLESIEKELLHFEKSTLDGSLVDRELLDTLFRHFHTIKGSSGFFGLTAIVKIAHAAENLLDYLRNNPDAQDEDTLEYLITALDHLNELVEHEENSPTGGGFFNVLQTQFLEKLNEKNEVIRVRQTQTTETAKTNQSEPEFGLFQNTTSHNNQKVEEFGLFIEKSETDGKEEFGLFTDDSISTPNEEFGLFIKSDVIFKKNIIQKPEENLKTEKKSIIKKDIRIDTDKLDSLLDIVGEIVITEPMVTDHPDITKLKLENFQKTALQLKKLIRNLQEITLSLRMVPIAGIFSRMERLVRDTAKKTGKQVNLVISGEDTEIDKSIIEEMYDPLVHILRNAIDHGLETPEERKEAGKQPQGTIQLTATQSGKEVWIEVRDDGKGLSREKILNKAISLGLLSRSDSEILEDKEIWEFLFHPGFSTAKEVTDLSGRGVGLDVVRKNVTTLKGFVDVFSIYGQGTTFLIRVPLTLAIIEGLVVRKSDTYFILPSIDVKESMYLVNEPINELYNNNHSIQYRTNQISIVDINLLFGKDSELNNQRSLKEKYLIVTESHEKQLGIVFDEILGNQSIVIKPISPIFKNINGLAGCTILGNGHAGLILDVRKLISQHLSSVTI, encoded by the coding sequence ATGGAAAGAGATGATGTATTAGAATACTTACTGGAAGCCAGAGAAACTCTTGAAAGTATCGAAAAGGAACTACTCCATTTCGAAAAATCAACGTTAGATGGCAGCCTAGTAGATCGTGAACTTCTTGATACTTTATTTCGACATTTTCATACCATCAAAGGAAGTTCTGGTTTCTTTGGATTAACGGCAATTGTGAAAATAGCCCATGCAGCAGAAAATCTTTTAGATTATTTAAGAAACAATCCTGATGCGCAGGATGAAGACACCTTAGAATATTTAATCACAGCCCTTGACCATTTAAATGAACTCGTTGAACACGAAGAGAATTCTCCGACAGGAGGTGGTTTTTTCAATGTTTTACAAACTCAATTTTTAGAGAAATTAAACGAAAAAAATGAAGTGATTCGTGTAAGGCAAACGCAAACAACAGAAACAGCAAAGACAAACCAATCGGAACCCGAATTTGGTTTGTTTCAAAATACGACAAGTCACAATAACCAAAAAGTAGAAGAGTTTGGTTTATTTATAGAAAAATCAGAAACAGATGGCAAAGAGGAGTTTGGATTATTTACGGATGATTCAATTTCAACACCAAATGAAGAGTTTGGTTTATTCATTAAATCTGATGTAATCTTTAAAAAAAATATAATTCAAAAACCAGAAGAGAATCTCAAAACAGAAAAAAAATCTATCATCAAAAAAGACATCCGCATTGATACAGATAAACTAGATTCTCTCCTCGACATCGTCGGCGAAATTGTGATCACAGAACCTATGGTAACGGATCATCCCGATATCACAAAACTGAAACTGGAGAACTTTCAAAAGACAGCCCTCCAATTAAAAAAATTAATTAGGAACCTTCAAGAAATTACACTGAGCTTACGTATGGTTCCTATTGCAGGAATCTTCTCTCGTATGGAACGCCTTGTAAGAGATACTGCAAAAAAAACAGGGAAACAGGTAAACCTGGTTATTTCTGGCGAAGATACAGAAATTGATAAATCCATCATCGAAGAAATGTATGATCCCCTCGTCCATATTTTACGAAATGCCATTGATCATGGATTAGAAACTCCCGAAGAAAGGAAAGAGGCCGGCAAACAGCCGCAAGGTACAATTCAACTAACAGCAACACAGTCTGGAAAAGAAGTTTGGATTGAAGTTCGAGATGATGGAAAAGGTCTGAGTCGAGAAAAGATATTGAATAAAGCAATTTCTCTAGGACTACTTAGTCGTTCTGATTCAGAAATTTTGGAAGATAAAGAAATTTGGGAGTTTTTATTTCACCCTGGATTTTCAACAGCTAAAGAAGTAACTGACCTTTCAGGAAGAGGAGTTGGATTGGATGTTGTTAGAAAAAATGTAACAACTCTCAAAGGATTTGTAGATGTATTTTCTATCTATGGCCAAGGAACTACATTTCTTATTCGAGTGCCATTAACACTCGCTATTATTGAAGGGTTAGTGGTTCGCAAATCTGATACATATTTCATTTTACCTTCAATTGATGTGAAAGAATCTATGTATCTGGTTAACGAACCTATCAACGAGTTATATAATAACAATCATAGTATACAGTACAGAACGAATCAAATTTCAATAGTAGACATAAACTTATTGTTTGGAAAAGATTCAGAATTAAATAATCAAAGATCTCTTAAAGAAAAATACTTGATCGTTACAGAATCACACGAAAAACAATTGGGTATTGTTTTTGATGAAATCCTTGGGAACCAATCCATTGTGATTAAACCTATTTCCCCTATTTTCAAAAACATCAATGGCCTTGCTGGTTGCACAATTCTCGGGAATGGACATGCAGGTCTTATTTTGGATGTGAGAAAATTAATTAGCCAACATTTATCTTCGGTTACTATATGA
- a CDS encoding sensor histidine kinase — protein sequence MIPHCLLLESKNTKPIADLLKEISYTFERVNQFEEISKTLEQGKFHFLIFHANDLINENDPKKLSELTTDFPQTLIILITDTSQWDLTASLLKRHSVYDFIQTPVDADLLKFTLDRSFLYLSTKLKSQFLNDAENNLYKRMVEIFDWKKSISHKENENIAADIIHQMNINLFQGSGIGTLMSVVSILISKSKLDQEEKNYTIPKPVMDLLSENYEAAKSMFDSMSISQSIIDDEGKVNRKESPTKLLPIIESELKNLSEALSIKAQKINLSQIPISAAGKKIWLDETKLSYVIREVLLNAIKYSKEQDIIYLIFFQKENFLELKVINPAYQNDDGTNGIPEKFESFVFEPFFRISSVVDDSYAKFEQFRFGLGLPLVKKIMDQHQANVQIYNIENNFRNENTNDICLTIRFPLLEEEN from the coding sequence ATGATTCCGCATTGTCTATTATTAGAAAGCAAAAACACTAAACCAATTGCGGACTTGCTAAAAGAAATTAGCTACACCTTTGAAAGAGTAAACCAATTTGAAGAAATCTCCAAAACCTTAGAACAAGGAAAATTTCATTTTTTAATTTTCCATGCTAATGATCTAATCAACGAAAATGACCCAAAAAAGCTTTCCGAGTTAACAACAGACTTTCCACAAACCTTAATTATTTTAATTACCGATACATCCCAATGGGACCTAACTGCTTCTCTTTTAAAAAGACATTCAGTTTATGATTTTATTCAAACACCAGTTGATGCAGACCTCCTTAAATTTACATTGGATCGTTCATTTTTATACCTATCAACCAAACTGAAATCTCAATTTTTAAACGATGCAGAAAACAATTTGTACAAACGGATGGTTGAAATCTTCGATTGGAAAAAATCGATTTCTCACAAAGAAAACGAAAACATTGCGGCAGACATTATTCACCAAATGAATATTAACTTATTTCAAGGAAGTGGAATTGGCACATTAATGAGTGTAGTTAGTATTTTGATTTCCAAAAGTAAATTAGACCAAGAAGAAAAAAATTACACAATCCCCAAACCAGTAATGGACTTACTTTCGGAAAACTACGAAGCGGCCAAGAGTATGTTTGATAGTATGTCAATTTCACAGTCAATAATAGACGATGAAGGAAAAGTAAATAGAAAAGAATCTCCAACAAAACTTCTTCCCATTATAGAAAGTGAACTGAAAAACTTAAGCGAAGCGCTCAGTATCAAAGCTCAGAAAATCAATTTAAGCCAGATTCCAATTTCAGCCGCTGGAAAAAAAATTTGGTTAGATGAAACAAAACTCTCTTATGTTATTCGCGAAGTATTATTGAATGCAATTAAATATTCTAAAGAACAAGATATAATTTATTTAATTTTCTTTCAAAAAGAAAATTTCTTAGAATTAAAAGTAATTAACCCAGCTTACCAAAATGATGACGGTACAAACGGTATACCAGAAAAATTCGAATCCTTCGTTTTCGAACCATTTTTTAGAATTTCATCTGTAGTAGATGATAGTTATGCGAAATTTGAACAATTTAGATTTGGACTAGGATTACCTCTGGTCAAAAAAATTATGGACCAACACCAAGCCAATGTACAAATTTATAATATAGAAAATAACTTTAGAAACGAAAACACAAATGATATATGTTTAACAATTCGATTTCCATTACTAGAAGAGGAGAATTAA
- a CDS encoding chemotaxis protein CheW, which yields MSQNLNSWDMNADEDTMKDLYLCFSLEDRDYAFEVRHLTEILALPTITTIPGTALFLKGVINIRGKIIPVMDVRLRFDMSFKPYHERTCVLLVELDGLPLGLIVDKVNDVLRIPTENIDLAPKIGESKSSRFIYATGRVGDSVKILINLQRLLTEEETVLIKDIPGN from the coding sequence ATGAGCCAGAATTTAAATTCATGGGACATGAACGCAGACGAAGATACAATGAAGGATCTGTATCTTTGTTTTAGCTTGGAGGATAGGGACTATGCTTTTGAAGTCCGCCATCTAACAGAGATACTTGCCCTTCCTACAATAACTACAATTCCAGGCACGGCTCTTTTTTTAAAAGGTGTCATCAATATTCGAGGTAAAATTATCCCAGTTATGGATGTTCGTCTTCGTTTTGATATGTCTTTTAAACCTTATCACGAAAGAACCTGTGTATTACTTGTAGAACTAGATGGACTTCCCCTTGGTTTGATTGTTGATAAAGTAAACGATGTCTTACGAATCCCAACAGAAAATATAGACTTAGCACCGAAAATCGGCGAATCAAAATCTTCAAGATTTATTTATGCAACGGGAAGAGTTGGTGATTCAGTTAAAATTCTCATTAACTTACAAAGGTTACTCACAGAAGAAGAAACCGTCTTAATTAAGGACATTCCGGGAAATTAA
- a CDS encoding enoyl-CoA hydratase-related protein, producing the protein MSFLEIQIKSNFALVTIKRPEALNALNDVVITQIGEMVEELESNPAVRGFILTGEGKAFVAGADIAKMKEFNVREGQAFSELGQTVFRKMELSNLISIAAINGFCLGGGMELAMACDIRYAVASAKLGLPEVTLGLLPGFGGSQRLPRLIGVGRATELILSGDMISADEGYRLGLINKVVDPAELLNESEKTLSTILSRGPNAIKAAKTAIRQGLETNMERGLEWEKQLFGGRFADEETKEGLSAFLEKRKPNFKG; encoded by the coding sequence TTGTCTTTTTTAGAGATTCAAATTAAATCCAATTTTGCTCTTGTTACCATCAAAAGGCCAGAAGCCCTGAATGCACTGAACGACGTAGTGATCACCCAAATTGGTGAAATGGTGGAAGAATTGGAATCCAATCCAGCAGTGCGAGGATTCATTCTTACCGGAGAAGGAAAAGCTTTTGTTGCCGGTGCAGACATTGCTAAAATGAAAGAGTTCAATGTCCGCGAAGGACAGGCATTTTCAGAGCTTGGACAAACTGTTTTTAGAAAAATGGAGTTATCAAATCTAATTTCTATCGCTGCCATCAATGGATTTTGTTTAGGTGGGGGAATGGAATTAGCTATGGCATGTGATATTCGTTATGCGGTAGCCTCGGCCAAGTTAGGTTTACCAGAAGTGACACTTGGTTTGTTACCTGGATTTGGTGGGTCCCAAAGACTTCCAAGACTCATTGGAGTGGGAAGAGCCACCGAACTGATTTTATCTGGGGATATGATTTCTGCCGATGAAGGATATAGGCTTGGCCTAATCAATAAGGTGGTCGACCCAGCCGAATTATTAAACGAATCGGAAAAAACTCTTTCTACCATTTTATCTCGTGGACCTAACGCAATCAAGGCGGCAAAAACTGCTATTCGCCAAGGTTTAGAAACCAATATGGAACGTGGATTGGAATGGGAAAAACAACTTTTTGGCGGAAGGTTTGCCGACGAAGAAACGAAAGAAGGTCTTTCGGCTTTCCTCGAAAAAAGGAAACCAAATTTCAAAGGTTAA
- a CDS encoding methyl-accepting chemotaxis protein, with the protein MKWIHDLKIRVKLLLAFMVTILLMIVVASASFYSARQILASLHTVFEDRVVPISQIKEVSDAYLIGIVDSANKVRAKKITVEEALGSIRESETKADEIWKVYLGTYLVPEEKAIIDQMEKEFPPLKAGVKQLRILLETRNEAELEKFVTVDMYPIFEPLTNHLDDLIRVQLKVAKEEYHKSEAHFESSLAIVTTVVIISFILVFVIAIFFSDSIAAPMKKIVEVAQTVSIGDLDVNLETKHRTQNTKNLEGNEIQQLSQAFMELVSFIKERAEHLERIANSDLSADVTLKSERDQLGLSLRRMLINLSDVVEKLFFTSQEVDLGAQQLADASTSLSEAASEQASAVEEISATLTEISNSFLSNAENAERMTEFSESTAKQALEGNTKMKDLVSAMGEISYSFDQISKINKVINDIAFQTNILALNAAVEAARAGQHGKGFAVVAEEVRNLAQKSANAADETTLLIESSMKKVKLGNEATEKTAEVLGKISDSAENVSNLTKELALSIHEQKSAVLQITQGIDQVTTVTSTTAASAEEVAASSETLKRQVEIMRSIIMSFKLKEDTSKSTALTRVERPRIIL; encoded by the coding sequence ATGAAATGGATTCATGATCTTAAAATTCGAGTCAAATTACTTTTGGCTTTTATGGTAACGATTCTTTTGATGATTGTTGTAGCAAGTGCCAGTTTTTATTCAGCACGTCAAATTTTAGCATCGCTTCACACAGTCTTTGAAGATCGTGTTGTGCCAATCAGCCAAATCAAAGAAGTATCAGATGCTTACCTGATTGGAATTGTAGATTCAGCCAATAAAGTCCGGGCCAAAAAGATCACCGTCGAGGAAGCTCTCGGATCCATTCGAGAATCCGAAACAAAGGCAGATGAAATATGGAAGGTATATTTAGGAACCTATCTTGTCCCTGAAGAAAAAGCGATCATTGATCAGATGGAAAAAGAATTTCCACCACTCAAAGCTGGCGTCAAACAACTTCGCATCCTATTAGAAACACGAAACGAAGCAGAATTAGAAAAGTTTGTTACCGTTGATATGTATCCTATCTTTGAGCCACTCACCAATCACTTAGATGATTTGATCCGAGTGCAATTAAAAGTGGCAAAAGAAGAATATCATAAATCTGAGGCACATTTCGAAAGCTCTCTAGCGATAGTCACCACCGTAGTGATCATTTCATTTATATTGGTATTTGTCATCGCTATCTTTTTTTCAGACTCAATCGCTGCTCCTATGAAAAAAATTGTAGAAGTGGCACAAACAGTTTCCATTGGAGATCTTGATGTCAATTTAGAAACAAAACATAGAACTCAGAATACAAAAAACTTAGAAGGCAATGAAATCCAACAGCTCTCTCAAGCTTTTATGGAACTTGTTTCTTTTATCAAAGAACGTGCTGAACACTTAGAAAGAATCGCTAATTCAGATCTCAGTGCCGATGTCACACTTAAATCAGAACGTGACCAATTGGGGTTAAGTTTACGAAGAATGCTGATCAATTTATCCGATGTTGTGGAAAAATTATTTTTTACTTCGCAAGAGGTGGATTTAGGTGCCCAACAATTAGCTGATGCAAGCACTTCGCTTTCGGAAGCAGCTAGCGAACAAGCAAGTGCGGTAGAAGAAATTTCAGCTACTCTCACAGAAATCAGCAATAGTTTTCTTTCCAATGCTGAAAATGCTGAAAGAATGACAGAATTTTCAGAATCGACCGCAAAACAAGCATTAGAAGGTAATACCAAAATGAAGGATTTGGTCTCAGCAATGGGAGAAATCAGTTACTCTTTTGATCAAATTTCAAAAATCAACAAAGTCATTAACGATATTGCATTCCAAACCAACATCCTAGCACTCAATGCAGCAGTCGAAGCAGCAAGAGCAGGACAACATGGAAAAGGATTTGCAGTGGTTGCGGAAGAAGTAAGAAATCTGGCTCAAAAAAGTGCAAATGCGGCCGACGAAACAACATTACTGATCGAATCTTCGATGAAAAAAGTAAAACTTGGAAATGAAGCCACCGAAAAAACTGCAGAAGTTCTTGGTAAAATCTCTGACAGCGCAGAAAATGTAAGTAATCTTACAAAAGAATTAGCATTGTCCATCCACGAACAAAAATCGGCAGTTTTACAAATCACTCAAGGAATAGACCAGGTAACGACCGTAACATCAACAACAGCTGCATCGGCAGAAGAAGTAGCTGCTTCCAGCGAAACTTTGAAACGCCAAGTGGAAATTATGCGATCTATCATCATGAGTTTTAAGTTAAAGGAAGATACTTCTAAATCGACAGCCCTCACTCGGGTGGAAAGGCCAAGAATCATTTTATAG